In one window of Halomarina pelagica DNA:
- a CDS encoding GntP family permease — protein MAYPYSPLVAFAVGIAAVVFLLVYLDLPAFLGLVVATLLVGLVTPAVPLPKIPAKLASAFGENMAGIGIPILMAAVIGKSMLESGSAERIVRGATAVTGRDNADIALWGSSSFLAIPVFFDNVFYLMAPLARSMRARVGDNYALYLVVVGAGAATTHVFVPPTPGPLAVAAEVAPGSLGMVILVGLAVAVPSALVAGLLYGRWINRRIEIPLRDAMDTSGDDIREISNRSLDRLPGIGEATLPVILAVVLVASNTVVTTFLGESYVLGPIDLAAITGFLGNPNFALTAAALTAAATYRRWAPFDDTTWSDQLTEALRSGGNIAAITAAGGAFGAMLAAAGIGDFVAEALADVGLGLLVTAWLIAALVRVAQGSATVAMLTTAGIVAPLVGSLAVHPAYLVMAIGAGGNIASWYNDSGFWLVKEIGGLTQLETLKTWTVLTTIISVTGLAVVLVMSRIVPLA, from the coding sequence ATGGCATATCCGTACAGCCCGCTGGTCGCGTTCGCCGTCGGCATCGCGGCCGTCGTGTTCCTGCTGGTGTACCTGGACCTCCCCGCGTTCCTCGGTCTCGTCGTCGCCACGCTCCTCGTCGGACTCGTGACGCCCGCCGTTCCCCTCCCGAAGATCCCGGCGAAGCTGGCGTCGGCCTTCGGCGAGAACATGGCCGGGATCGGCATCCCGATCCTGATGGCGGCCGTCATCGGGAAGTCCATGCTCGAGAGCGGATCGGCGGAGCGCATCGTCCGCGGCGCGACCGCGGTGACGGGTCGGGACAACGCCGACATCGCCCTGTGGGGGAGCAGTTCCTTCCTCGCGATCCCCGTCTTCTTCGACAACGTGTTCTACCTGATGGCCCCGCTCGCGCGGTCGATGCGGGCGCGGGTCGGCGACAACTACGCGCTCTACCTCGTCGTCGTCGGGGCGGGTGCCGCGACCACGCACGTGTTCGTGCCGCCCACGCCCGGTCCGCTGGCCGTCGCCGCCGAGGTCGCCCCCGGCAGTCTCGGGATGGTCATCCTCGTCGGCCTGGCGGTCGCCGTCCCGTCCGCGCTCGTCGCGGGGCTGCTCTACGGGCGGTGGATCAACCGCCGCATCGAGATCCCGCTGCGCGACGCGATGGACACCTCCGGCGACGACATCAGGGAGATCTCGAACCGCTCGCTCGACAGGCTCCCCGGGATCGGCGAGGCGACCCTGCCGGTGATTCTCGCGGTCGTCCTCGTCGCCTCCAACACCGTGGTGACGACCTTCCTCGGCGAGTCGTACGTCCTCGGCCCCATCGACCTCGCCGCGATCACCGGCTTCCTCGGCAACCCGAACTTCGCGCTCACCGCCGCCGCGCTCACCGCGGCGGCCACGTACCGCCGGTGGGCACCGTTCGACGACACGACGTGGAGCGACCAGCTGACGGAGGCGCTCAGGAGCGGCGGCAACATCGCCGCGATCACCGCCGCCGGCGGCGCGTTCGGCGCGATGCTCGCGGCCGCCGGCATCGGCGACTTCGTCGCCGAGGCGCTCGCCGACGTCGGCCTCGGACTGCTCGTCACCGCCTGGCTCATCGCCGCGCTCGTTCGCGTCGCGCAGGGGTCCGCGACCGTCGCCATGCTCACGACGGCGGGCATCGTCGCGCCGCTCGTCGGGAGCCTCGCCGTCCACCCCGCCTACCTCGTGATGGCGATCGGTGCCGGCGGCAACATCGCCTCGTGGTACAACGACAGCGGGTTCTGGCTGGTGAAGGAGATCGGCGGCCTCACGCAACTGGAGACGCTCAAGACGTGGACCGTCCTGACGACGATCATCTCGGTGACGGGGCTGGCGGTGGTCCTCGTCATGTCGCGGATCGTCCCGCTCGCCTGA